From the Chitinophaga lutea genome, the window GGCTTCATCGGCTCTCATGTAGTGCGGCTGTTTGTCAATAAATACCCGGAGTATCTTATTGTAAACGGCGACGCGCTCACCTACGCTGGTAATCTTGAAAACCTGGCGGATGTGAAAGGTCAGCCGAATTACGTATTCGAAAAAGTTGACATTACGGATGAAAATGCCGTGAATGCCCTGTTCGAAAAATACGGGTTCGACGGTGTGATCCACCTCGCCGCCGAAAGCCATGTAGATCGTTCGATACTCGACCCGCTGGCTTTCATCAGAACCAACGTGCTGGGTACCGCCGTGCTGCTCAATGCATGCAGGAAATACTGGAAAGACGATATGGAGAATAAACGCTTCTATCATGTTTCCACCGACGAAGTATACGGCTCTTTGGGTGAAGAAGGATTGTTTACCGAGGAAACGCCATATGATCCCCGCAGCCCGTACTCCGCGTCCAAAGCCAGCTCCGACCACTTTGTAAGAGCTTATTATCATACCTACCACCTGCCGGTTGTATTGAGCAATTGTTCGAATAACTATGGTTCGAATCACTTCCCCGAGAAACTGATTCCGCTGGCGATTCACAATATCAGGAACAACAAACCCGTACCGGTGTACGGTAAAGGCGAAAACGTGCGCGACTGGCTGTTTGTGGAAGATCATGCCCGCGCCATCGATACGATCTTCCACCAGGGCCGCATCGGTGAAACGTACAACATCGGCGGGTTCAATGAATGGAAAAATATCGACCTCATCCGCTTGTTGTGTGACGTGATGGACCGTAAACTGGGTCGTCCCGAAGGCACTTCCGCCCAACTCATCACCTTCGTAAAAGACCGTGCGGGGCATGATTTGCGCTACGCCATCGATGCA encodes:
- the rfbB gene encoding dTDP-glucose 4,6-dehydratase; this encodes MKKKLLITGGAGFIGSHVVRLFVNKYPEYLIVNGDALTYAGNLENLADVKGQPNYVFEKVDITDENAVNALFEKYGFDGVIHLAAESHVDRSILDPLAFIRTNVLGTAVLLNACRKYWKDDMENKRFYHVSTDEVYGSLGEEGLFTEETPYDPRSPYSASKASSDHFVRAYYHTYHLPVVLSNCSNNYGSNHFPEKLIPLAIHNIRNNKPVPVYGKGENVRDWLFVEDHARAIDTIFHQGRIGETYNIGGFNEWKNIDLIRLLCDVMDRKLGRPEGTSAQLITFVKDRAGHDLRYAIDASKLNKELGWSPSLQFEEGLEKTVDWYLANEEWLQHVTSGAYQQYYETQYQQR